In the genome of Mycteria americana isolate JAX WOST 10 ecotype Jacksonville Zoo and Gardens chromosome 7, USCA_MyAme_1.0, whole genome shotgun sequence, one region contains:
- the LOC142412626 gene encoding uncharacterized protein LOC142412626 has translation MRGAGTAAAPSGPAAAIPPPRHGAESFSLPDPHRSLPLRRAERQLPCPVALRPRAPATNERRAEAGPPAAARAERLWERLQESGHGHRDPRRGSGSGLGPGPAPPARQPRRYPAHREAWLRLLLARGPGTGLLSSPASPAPQGRGRARPGRGRLAGLLADGSGTRSCPDLFSAPCCSCRARKHPGIPEEGGGAAAGPRLAPPPRSWPEERGPPPAAGLLSVGPAPRCLPGGGSRVREGGAGRSFCPALGSRDPAALRPALPGGLVPRGDRHCRARLCPGTPVLRPRAWLATS, from the coding sequence ATGCGAGGCGCAGGCACAGCCGCGGCCCCGTCAGGGCCGGCCGCGGCCATCCCGCCCCCTCGGCACGGCGCAGAAAGTTTCTCGCTTCCAGACCCACACCGCTCCCTCCCCCTGAGGCGGGCGGAGCGGCAGCTGCCGTGCCCAGTAGCGCTACGACCGAGAGCCCCGGCGACCAATGAAAGGAGGGCGGAGGCGGGacccccggcagccgcccgcgcGGAGCGGTTGTGGGAGCGCCTCCAGGAGAGTGGGCACGGCCACCGCGAcccccgccgcggctccggctccggcctcggccccggccccgcgccgcccgcccggcagccccgccgctACCCCGCTCACCGGGAAGCCTGGCTCCGCCTTCTCCTGGCGCGGGGGCCCGGAACCggcctcctctcctccccggcTTCGCCGGCGCctcagggccggggccgggccagACCTGGCCGCGGGCGCCTAGCGGGGCTCCTGGCGGACGGCTCGGGCACCCGCAGCTGCCCCGACCTCTTCTCCgccccctgctgctcctgccgggCCCGTAAACATCCCGGCATCCCCGAGGAGGgaggcggggcggccgccgggccccgcctcGCACCGCCGCCCCGCTCCTGGCCGGAGGAGAGGGgtccgccgccggcggcggggctcctCTCCGTCGGGCCCgcgccccgctgcctgccgggcggcgggagccgcgtGAGGGAGGGGGGTGCCGGCAGAAGTTTCTGTCCGGCGCTGGGCAGCCGGGACCCCGCCGCGCTtcgccccgcgctgccgggcggcCTCGTCCCGCGGGGTGACCGGCACTGCCGAGCGCGGCTCTGCCCCGGAACGCCGGTGCTGCGGCCGAGGGCTTGGCTGGCAACCAGCTAA